The sequence ATCTGATGTTTGTGCTAGTATTTTAAGTTTGTTGGACTCCAATCTCATACCGTCCGCTTCTGCTAGTGAATCTAAAGTCTTCTATTTGAAGATGAAAGGTGATTACCATAGGTATTTAGCTGAGTTTAAAGCTGGTGATGAGAGAAAAACCGCCGCCGAAGATACCATGCTTGCTTATAAAGCTGCTCAGGTTTGAACACCCGCCACCCAccccttctcttctttttcttttggcttaAATCTAGGGTTTTACTGATTCTGATAATTGcaaaatttttacttttaaggATATTGCACTTGCGGATCTTGCACCGACGCATCCTATACGGTTAGGATTGGCACTTAATTTCTCTGTGTTCTATTACGAGATCCTCAATCAGAGTGACAAAGCTTGCAGCATGGCTAAACAGGTTAGGGTCCTTTCATTTTGCTGACTTCCCTTTCTGTGGTGTATGATTTTTCGCAATTTAAAAGAGTTTCTGTGAacaataaagataaaattgctGTTTTTAGTAATGATTAATGGTTGACCAATAGAAGCTTAGATGCATTGCTTCTTGTCGAAACTAATGTGATAATAGGAgtaaatattcataataagTGCCCTGCCAGAAATTGACCATGCCATGTTttctaatttgaaatgatAGGATTTGAATCTTGATTGTTTGTGCGTGCTTACACTTGTGGGCTTTATCAATACAATGAATTCTGTCCTTGTCTTTTTCCAAGTTTATTTCTGAGAATTTTCTGGTGTATGGGTTTGAAGTAATGCAGGGAAAATGCTCCTCAATTGCTAATAATTGAGTGTTCgtttttaaatctattttttgaGTATACGAGGACTTTATCCCCTATtagattcttttttatttttcttttgcaaagcTTGGTTGTGTTTTTCATATATTCCTAGCATCTTTTTCACCACTAATGcttatttaattatacatGGGTGTAGTAATACCCATTTTCTGAGCAATTGTGCGCCTTTTTATGCTTAGTGGATGCTGTTACAACTTGCATGGTTGCAGTATTTACAACTTGCATGGTTGCTGATATCCTGCTAAATTGCTGTTTGCCATCTTTTTTCGTGTAGGCATTTGAGGAAGCCATTGCTGAGCTAGACACTTTGGGAGAAGAATCATACAAGGATAGCACTCTAATCATGCAACTCCTTCGGGATAACCTCACCCTGTGGACTTCAGATGTCCAGGTACCCCACCATCTCTCTTTAAGAGCACATACTCGAGTATATCTCTGCCAGCAATATTAGAATCCATGTATGCAGTAAATAAAACCTAACTTGCatgttattcaaattttttgcAGGACCAGTTAGATGAGCCGTAGAAGGCATCACAAGCTTCGGCTGGTCCTAGTCTTCTTTTGGAGGAGGTGGGCTTTGAATGTCATCCATTTGTCCTGAAAGTGTTTTTAACCCTAAGAAAACCCCATCACATGATAGTTTATGTTTGGATTGAACTTACCTTTTGATCTGGAGTTATTTGGTAAGAGGGTAGCATTCTATGTGTGTTAGGCCGTCTTGTTTTATTTGGTTGCAAATGCATTATGGCATTATGTTCTTTATATAATATCAGAAGTTATGTCTGTCTAGGATccaattggatatagaaaatttCCCCCTCTGCATTGTTGTTATACTATCtctttgaaaaagaaaggaaagaaaaaactagaaattgATTCAAGGTTAACCGAGCTGAATTGTGAAGGTTTTATATGTctaaaggaaaaaggaagagaCCCGTCTTAACAACAGATCTTTAAAAGGGgggaaaaaaaactaattttgaaTTAGTCAAAATTCTCAGATTGTGAATGAGAATGAGGCTTTAGTCTAGATGTTGATGCTAACAGAAGCTAGAGAAAAGACTAAGAATAGCGCCCGACTCTAgtgaacaaaataatattatatttatagcaTGTATGCACCGTCTTTTGAATTCATCTTAGTAAGCGGAGGCCCCCCCCCACCACACACCTAGAAGCTTCTCAATtgcattatattattatttcattccTAATCATTAGTGGGAAATTAAGCCCGAGTCTGATGGGCATCACAGCTGAATATAGAAAATACAAATTATTTGCCAACCGTCCAATTCataatttagtcctaacatgCGAGCACCGTAAAAAGGGCGCACATGGCCAGTAGAAGCAAATAATTTAGCTAGATCAATAAATAAGGAATAATTCCATTGAACCAGGAAGCAACCACTCGAGCAAGAGCATACATACTAGTCACCGCAGAATCATCACCACCACATAGGCTTCACCGCATTCTATCTTATATGATAATTAGGTCACATCTCAGGCATGAAAAGTCAAATTACACGGATAATGCCCCAGCAAGCTGGGGACTAGAGAGGCTATTTGCCTGTACAACCCAACAAGTGATGCTCCCAGATTTCCAGAGTGCACCAAAGAAGTCAATCCCTTGTGCTGTTCTTGAGCCACTGTAGGTATGGAATGCTGCCTCCAGTGATGGGCAAGGAAATGACCTCTGGAACGCTGAACATAATAGagcaggaaaaaaaaattgtaagtaGAGCATAGAACAAATCTTGCTAGAGGTTATTACTCATTTTGCTTGTATGGGCAGTACAACTGCCATGGTCCTAGTAGATATAATGACAATTCTCCAAGAACAAACTAAGTTGGAAGCAGGTGTTTTATCCTAAAGTCTTCTGCAATTTTTCATTTACTTTAACTTGCAAAGTAAAActtctaaaagaaatttattactACATCAAGAAAATATGGTATAGAATCCTTATACATAC is a genomic window of Ricinus communis isolate WT05 ecotype wild-type chromosome 2, ASM1957865v1, whole genome shotgun sequence containing:
- the LOC8268390 gene encoding 14-3-3-like protein B codes for the protein MAAAATVPDNLTRDQYVYLAKLAEQAERYEEMVQFMQKLVLGSTPSGELTVEERNLLSVAYKNVIGSLRAAWRIVSSIEQKEEGRKNEEHVVLVKEYRSKVENELSDVCASILSLLDSNLIPSASASESKVFYLKMKGDYHRYLAEFKAGDERKTAAEDTMLAYKAAQDIALADLAPTHPIRLGLALNFSVFYYEILNQSDKACSMAKQAFEEAIAELDTLGEESYKDSTLIMQLLRDNLTLWTSDVQDQLDEP